The Acanthochromis polyacanthus isolate Apoly-LR-REF ecotype Palm Island chromosome 5, KAUST_Apoly_ChrSc, whole genome shotgun sequence genome includes a window with the following:
- the LOC127534241 gene encoding elastase-1-like: protein MLRFLVLTSLAAIVLAEDQPRYLEDRHGRVVGGEVASPNSWPWQISLQYISGGYAYLQCGGTLIARDWVMTAAHCVDSTRTWRVVLGEHDLYSNSGREQFLSVSQVYIHPNWNRYNVANGYDIALLKLSSAASLNSYVQLGALPPSGEILPNNSNCYVTGWGATSTGGSISGELKQAYLPSVHHETCSSSSWWGSTVKTTMVCAGGGAESGCNGDSGGPLNCLINGRYYVHGITSFGSGSGCNTIRKPTVFTRVSAYIDWMNSIM from the exons ATGCTCAGGTTTTTGGTGTTGACAAGCCTCGCAGCCATCG TGCTGGCAGAGGACCAGCCCAGGTATCTGGAGGACAGGCATGGAAGGGTTGTTGGAGGTGAGGTGGCCAGTCCCAACTCTTGGCCCTGGCAG ATCTCTCTTCAGTACATCTCTGGTGGTTACGCCTACCTCCAATGTGGAGGAACCCTCATTGCGAGAGACTGGGTGATGACCGCTGCTCACTGTGTGGACAG CACTAGGACGTGGCGTGTGGTTCTTGGTGAGCACGATCTCTACAGCAACAGTGGCAGAGAGCAGTTCCTGAGTGTCAGCCAGGTCTACATCCACCCCAATTGGAACCGTTATAATGTGGCCAATGG GTATGACATTGCCCTGCTGAAACTGTCCTCTGCAGCTTCTCTGAACTCTTACGTCCAGCTTGGTGCTCTGCCTCCCTCCGGCGAGATTCTGCCCAACAACAGCAACTGCTACGTCACCGGATGGGGAGCCACCTCCA CTGGCGGTTCCATCTCTGGTGAGCTCAAGCAGGCCTACCTTCCTAGCGTGCACCATGAGACCTGCAGCAGCTCTAGCTGGTGGGGCAGCACTGTGAAGACCACCATGGTGTGTGCTGGAGGTGGTGCGGAATCTGGATGCAAC GGTGACTCTGGTGGCCCTCTGAACTGCCTGATCAATGGAAGATACTACGTGCACGGTATCACCAGCTTTGGTTCTGGTTCCGGTTGCAACACTATCAGGAAGCCCACAGTCTTCACCCGTGTCTCTGCCTACATTGACTGGATGAACTCG ATCATGTAA
- the LOC127534238 gene encoding uncharacterized protein LOC127534238 has product MADHLTAFTPPGQDMLPSLSRAELQSHQQQDPVVSRVAHYVDRKRRPSRRERHNESQPTLRVLKQWDRLTLLEGILYRVTKDPLTKQKRFQFVVPESLMADALSGVHDHAGHQGQPRTLSLARQHFFWYDMERDVRNHVKHRLRCVLSKTPEPSARAPLESIKTSAPLELVSIDFWSAEDNNNKSVDVLVITDHFTKLTHAFPCQDQTAKRVAKKLWDNFFCIYGFPQRLHSDQGANFESELIAELLKLSGVDKSHTSPYHPMGNGSTERFNRTLGNMLRSLPLRSKQKWPQMIQTMTFVYNCTVHETTGFAPFYLMFGRVPRLPVDLLFKNVLHDVTVCDYDAYVKSLLEDLHCAMALAQKNCTAEQKHQCNQYNKRVKGQPLSLGDQVLLANKGIKGKRKLSDKWLPVVHTVVASKPALHIYRIRDPEGNERVVHRNLLLQVNFLPLEDALDDDDAPMSLPAPSMANNPPESVWHETDVSGLDTAAATAGPSLTGSLLSIGDWDIGRTASWVREQSSTDEPLGSGCQSPPVLATSSINGDPATAVDPPTASPALLLQPPPASPPRASDIDGQLTSRFGRVIKPVCRLIESMAQLESVLGVQSGSRPVLHV; this is encoded by the coding sequence ATGGCTGACCACCTGACGGCTTTCACACCCCCTGGCCAGGACATGTTGCCTTCCTTATCTCGCGCTGAGCTTCAGTCACACCAGCAGCAGGACCCAGTCGTCTCACGGGTCGCTCACTATGTCGACAGGAAACGCAGACCTTCCAGACGTGAACGCCACAATGAGAGTCAGCCGACTCTGAGGGTCCTGAAGCAGTGGGATAGGTTAACACTTCTGGAAGGCATCCTCTATAGGGTCACAAAGGACCCCTTGACTAAACAGAAGAGGTTTCAGTTTGTTGTGCCTGAGTCCCTGATGGCAGATGCGTTGTCTGGTGTTCACGACCACGCTGGTCATCAGGGTCAGCCCCGCACACTCTCTTTGGCCCGCCAGCACTTCTTCTGGTATGATATGGAAAGGGATGTCCGCAATCACGTGAAGCACCGCCTCAGATGTGTGCTCAGCAAGACCCCCGAGCCTTCAGCTCGGGCCCCACTGGAGAGTATTAAAACTTCCGCCCCCCTTGAGCTCGTGAGCATCGACTTTTGGTCTGCTGAGGACAATAACAACAAGTCTGTGGATGTACTGGTGATCACTGATCACTTTACGAAGTTGACCCATGCTTTTCCCTGTCAGGACCAAACCGCCAAGAGGGTGGCCAAGAAGCTGTGGGACAACTTCTTCTGCATCTACGGCTTCCCTCAGCGCCTCCATTCCGACCAGGGAGCGAACTTCGAGAGTGAGTTGATTGCCGAGCTCCTAAAGTTGTCAGGAGTTGACAAGTCACACACCTCACCTTACCACCCTATGGGAAACGGCAGCACGGAGAGGTTTAACCGCACCTTGGGCAACATGTTGAGATCTCTACCCCTTCGCTCCAAACAGAAGTGGCCGCAAATGATCCAGACCATGACCTTTGTATACAATTGCACTGTACATGAGACCACCGGGTTTGCACCCTTCTATTTGATGTTTGGGAGAGTCCCGAGGCTGCCGGTTGACCTTCTCTTCAAGAACGTGCTCCAtgatgtgactgtgtgtgactATGACGCTTATGTGAAATCTCTTTTGGAGGACCTGCACTGTGCGATGGCATTGGCTCAGAAGAACTGCACAGCTGAGCAGAAACACCAGTGTAATCAGTACAACAAACGGGTCAAAGGTCAGCCTCTGTCTCTCGGTGACCAGGTGCTACTGGCAAACAAAGGCATAAAGGGGAAACGTAAGCTCTCTGACAAGTGGCTGCCTGTTGTGCATACTGTGGTGGCCTCAAAACCTGCCCTCCATATCTACCGGATCAGGGACCCTGAAGGAAATGAACGTGTAGTTCACCGAAACCTGTTGCTTCAGGTCAACTTCCTTCCACTGGAGGACGCtttggatgatgatgatgctccaATGTCCTTGCCCGCCCCTAGTATGGCCAATAACCCCCCCGAATCTGTTTGGCATGAGACTGATGTGTCTGGTTTAGATACTGCAGCTGCAACGGCTGGGCCATCCCTTACGGGTTCTCTGTTGAGTATTGGTGACTGGGATATTGGTCGCACTGCCTCCTGGGTACGTGAGCAGTCCTCCACTGATGAGCCCCTTGGTTCAGGCTGTCAGTCACCCCCTGTTTTAGCGACCTCATCTATTAATGGTGACCCCGCCACTGCTGTGGACCCCCCAACAGCTTCCCCAGCTCTCCTGCTGCAACCACCACCTGCCAGTCCGCCTCGAGCGTCTGATATTGACGGCCAACTGACTTCACGGTTTGGCAGAGTCATTAAACCAGTGTGCCGATTGATTGAGTCTATGGCACAACTTGAGTCCGTTCTAGGGGTCCAGTCAGGATCCCGTCCTGTTCTTCATGTGTGA